The DNA region TTTGACGGTGTGCAGAAGCTTTGCTAATTTCACTATATTGAATATAAGTAGTGCCTTTGAAAAAATGGCagtttgaaaacattaaaatatcTAAATTTTCAGAGAGCAATTTGAAAAGTGCACTTCtctacaaattttattttaagcgatttttaaaaatcacatttttcattaaatacattttgaaaTCTCTATTTTTCCAAACAATAAACTTTAAAACTGCCGAGGAAAAAGACGGTAGGGTAAAAACCATTGAAAACGTACTACGAGTCGTTGGTCCCACTGTGTGAGATGGAACAAGGGTGATTGGGTTAACAAAAATGAAGGACAAGAGTTTCCCTCTAAAATACAATTGAAGAATTTGCTCTGCTAAACACAAATCAGGAAGTTGATATGGTAACATTGCCGCACCGAATTACGGAGCTAAAGTGGTAGCAGATAAAATAATGATACTGATGATACTTAATGATAATAAAAGCAAATTAGTGAAAACACATCCATGAAGCATAAGCTAGAATAATGCAAGCATCTAGATGGAGAATTATCTGATGATACACATTACTCAGAAATTTATATTATGAAATGTGAACTTCTGTGAAAGATACCCATTTAGTTTACTCATTGTCAAATGAGCAGTAAAGAGTCATGGAGAGCTGTAAAAATAGAGTTGTTTTCATAGAGTGCTCATCCTTCCTAAAATCACAATCCAATTTGCTGCGCGGATTGCAGAACCTAACGGTAGTAAATGGATACTTGAGGGATGTCAATATCGTTGTCCTCGTCATCTTCGCATGCCACCACGACATCCAAGTGGCGACGGTATGCCGGCAGTTCTACTTTGGCCACTTCCCTGGCAAGATCCACCATTTTCTTATCCATTCGGTCTTTGTGCCGAGGGAACATGCTATTGTAGAGCAGGCAACTACCGCATGAAATGCTGTAGGCATTCAGCCCTTTCTCCTTGAGCCACTGGAGAAGTTCCCTCAGAGTAGGATTGCCTTTCAGGATCCACCTGTCCCAAACAGTCCAACTCATGTTCTGATGCTTGATGATCTTGGGCGGTACTGGCTCGGCCATGGAGAACAAAGGCAGCGCAAGGTTCGCAAACGTGTTACGATAGGCTTCCACTTTGTGCGCTCCATCCAAAACCTTGTACAGCTCCAGGCAGACAAGACCCGTGGCCATTGCGGTGGATGTTGCAATTGCAGGAATGATCCTTCCAGCAATAAACTTGGCTTTCAGCTTGTCGACTTCAGGAATGCTGTAATTTCGTGCCCTCATGTTGGCAAAGCCGGCTATCATGTCCATATGGAAGTTCGTATCATCATCCTGCACATTCATTCGACAAAGTTTatgaaaatcagaaatttgattcaaaactactaagaagaaatattttaaatttgattcaGCCGTACCTTCTCAAATTGAATTGGTTTCATCCGGAACCCGGGCAGCAGGTTCTTCCGGCACTGCTCTAACTTCTTGATTAGTTCAGCAATGACATCTGAATCATCTATAGAACTGGTAGACATACTGGTAGCCTTCTCATCTGTTACAATTCTCACATCTTTCTTGGGCTCAAATTCTGGGACAATCACCCTATCAACTGCTTCAGCCAACTTCTTAGCATTCTTGACCCAGTCAGGAATTGGGATACCATATGTCTCTGCGCGTAGGATGGATGCTGCCATAATAAAATGGAGGTAACTGGGATCAGCAAATGACAACTGCAGTGGACGAGGGAATCGCTTAGGGGCTGACCAGAATGGAGCCCCAGTACTAGTTGCAGCATCCTCGGGGAAAGTATAAATCAACTGCTTGACACGGTTGGAAAAATAATCTTCAAACCTGAGTAAATTAAAAGATGGTATCAGCAAAtgaacaaaaagagaaaaggactTGTGTATCATAATTTTAACAGGAGAAAAAGGAAAGCTACTGAAAGAATTATCAACAAGGAAAGTACCTTAAACGAGCCCAGGTAATGCAGTCTTGGAATGTCTCGCATCGTTCTTTGTCAAGACACTCCAGTACACGCTCCAAGTTATCCCTGGCCTGAGCATCACCAGCATTTATCATTGCAGTACTATATTCACTTGGGTTGGACAAATACGCATTCACTTCTGCTGGTGTTTTCTCAAGCAAACCCTCAAACTCAGATCGAGCCCATGTCAAGCAGTGGTCAATGTTGTGAGGAAATGAGTGTACGGTGCACATAGGCGCTTGTTTCTCAGGTGGGTCTCTTGAGGCACCATAGTTTTCTGTGAGGTGAGGAATGACCATCTGAGTGTTGCATTTGGCACCGAGAGTTCCTGACTCAAGAAGCGGCTTCTGGAAGTATAAGCATCTCTGGTCAACGTACAATCGGGCATTCACATTGTCTAGAGCATTAATCACAACACTCAAATTCTCCCAGAAGGTATCATCAAATACATTCTCAGTTTCAGGGCCAACTCGATTCTGCAAAGCCTCAATGTTCAGACGAGGGTTTATTGATGAAGCAGCAGAAGCAGCAACAGTGGATTTGGCCTGACCAATGTTCCAATCACGGAAGAGGAACTGCCTACTGAGGTTACTCTTCTCAATTACATCATCGTCAGTAATTGTTAGCTTCCCCTGATCACCACATGAAACTCCCATCAAGGCCACATTCTTTAAGAACTCACACCCTAGAGCACCCGATCCAACAATAAACACTATAGCGTCCTCCAGTTTCTTCTGAAGCTTAGATCCGAAGACAGAAATCTGTGCGTCATAACGACCATTTAAGGGTCTTAAATCACTGGAATCCAGTGGCTCTGTTGGAAGTGACTCCACTGAGTCAAAGTAGAAGAACTGTAGAAACATGTAAAATAACATTAGGTTATGTGAAGCAATCAGTATAAGATGTCAACTACCTCTCACTTCTCAAAAAGTGGCCAAGATCTAATTGCGACTTAAAAAACAAGAATATAACATCAGCACCCTAGGTCAAGGCCTTATAGAAAGGCCATAACCATTTGAAAGTCAAAAGCAGTGAATATTCCAACTCTCCACAACATGATAAAGGAGAAGACCATGTACTAACCTGAAAAAGTGGATGGAACTTCCCAGAACATGCTTTCACAACCTCTTGTCCCACAATACCACCAAACATTGCAGCCATGGGATTCAGTACAGCCTTCGCACCAGAAGCAAAGTGCCTCAGAAGTTTTGGATTAATGTCTTCCAGTCTCCCATCTCCCAAGCTCTCATTAATGTTACTGGCAACAGATATAAGCTTCTGAGCATCCTCTTCCGAACCAGCAACAGGGAAACGTCCCAACTCAGAGACAAACTTATCCAGTGCTTGGAATGCGAGGTGCAGGAGAGGAGGGCGATCAAACTTGGAGAAATCACTGAGAAGAAAATCACCAGGATCGGATAATGCTTCCTTCAATGGCTTAAAGTTCAATACCTTGGGCTGTTTCACCTGTGTGACAATACCACCCTTCATATAGGCTCCATAATTTGTGGTATCCTCCTCAAGAGTGAATGAGTAAGCCCTTGCATTTTTAATCTTCCTTGGTTTCCCATCATTCAATTCTGTCATTCCGTGAACTTCAGAGAACACAACAAGATCCCCGTCCTGAAACTCAAGCCTTTCATCATCAACACATGATACTATGGCAGGATTGTCATTGCTGATTGATGCAATAATACCCGAGTGGGGTTCCTCTCCATCAACGTCAACAACAGTGAACTCAGGTCCAAAGTCACAAAACACAGAACCAAAAAGGCCTCTGACTTCAGTTTTGATGAATGCAATAGAAGGCTGATGATTATGACAGTAATCGTTGAACTCAATGGCTTCCTCAAAATTGATATCAGTAAACACAACAGCCTGCACCACCAGAGAATTAACATGTGCATGTACAGTCCAGTAAGCAAGGTACAAACATACACCAGGATGTTGGAAGAGAGCAAGAGCAAACAAAACATTGCATATAATACATGATTAGCTTATGGACCATTTTAGATAAAGAACAAAAGAAGCAAGATTTGAATTGTGCTGACTGAATTGCCATAACCCTAAAATATCACTTGCCAGATTTTACTGCAAATACATGGCTAGCACTTCATGCTTTAAACAgacaatttctctttcttcatttatttttcaggGGGATAGTTGGGTGTTGCAATAAAATTGGGAATAGTTGAAGGCAAATAAACCATATTCTGGCAATCTGCTAGTTCTGATGAAGCAAGAGTCTCTAGTTGCAACATTAAGGGTGTCGCTAACTCTACATGAGTAGTATGATCTCTATAAATTTGTGAAGCAATCAAGGCTAATGGGAATGGGCTAAATTGTCATTATATTGAATGATGAGATGAAATAAGGCCACTATGACACTAGACCaaactttttttgataagtagacaCTAGACCAAACTTTTAACGCACACTTGACAAATTTTTCAATGGAAGTTCATTATATCAACAATCATAGTTTTAGCATTTACACTATTCACAGTGTCAGCTAAATTACTGAATTAGAAACTGTAACCTATAGCTCTATAGTAAACATATATTAAATGGGCAACTTAGTTGCTAGTTTATATGCAATAAAAGAAAACTAAGTAGAACTTAAAATAGAACAACTATGTAATGATTAGGATATTTTGTCCACATTCTTATTCAAGTGTCTCATTTAAACAACTTATGATATATGATGAACCAAGAAGTAAACCATAACAACTACTGAGATGGAGTCGCAAATTACACTCAAAGCCTAACCATAGAGCAGcaaattaaaaatctaattGAAATCCGACAACACAAATTTAACCAACAAGATACCAAAAGATTCTAACAAATTAACTATTGAAGATGGAGAAAGAGAATAACCTCCATAGAAACTTAGTTCAATCATTTGTATCCAAACTCCCATCCCTCCCATTTATTACGTTAATTCAATGTCCTTTATTATGAacccaaaaatcatttttttagtatattttttaaaattttaaaatacattaaaaaaccaagatattgaacattttttagatgATATATTTTGTAATCTCCAATTATCTTGATACTTGGAAAGTATGATGACCAAGCGTAGGTCATATAATACAACAGTAGGTTTTGCAAAGTATTGATCCTATGAGGAGTCCTACACGAAGTGTACCTTGAAAGTAGTCCATATAACATAAAATGTTATAAGAAATGTATGTTAAATAAAATCCACTGGAAGCAATTAAGGTAACCATATGGATTACAGGtcaccataattaatatttatggTTTAAACCCTAGGCTTGAACAGAATATGACTAAAGAGGTTCAGCAATACATATAgtttcagaaaagaaaaaaaaaaaaaaaaaaaagagagagagagacatagaAACACAGGAACCTTCAATCAAACTGACATATAAAATTAAATCCGGCTTCTCTACCATCAAGATGATATCAAATAAGGGAAGTAGATTTAAAGAAgtcaaccccccccccccccaaagcACGCAGTTTATAGATCaacaaaaaatgcaaagaaaTGAAAGTACCTGGAAATCA from Corylus avellana chromosome ca10, CavTom2PMs-1.0 includes:
- the LOC132164791 gene encoding ubiquitin-activating enzyme E1 1 isoform X2, coding for MLPRKRASEGVLVVEEDTENNNNNTNSNKKSESSSALKKIRIAEAADSTGKISSDVVCGENNISNKNNNYSSGSVAREEEKQEAPIMALGDANSTDIDEDLHSRQLAVYGRETMRRLFASNVLVSGLQGLGAEIAKNLILAGVKSVTLHDEGTVELWDLSSNFIFSENDVGKNRALASVQKLQDLNNAVVVRTLTTKLTKEQLSDFQAVVFTDINFEEAIEFNDYCHNHQPSIAFIKTEVRGLFGSVFCDFGPEFTVVDVDGEEPHSGIIASISNDNPAIVSCVDDERLEFQDGDLVVFSEVHGMTELNDGKPRKIKNARAYSFTLEEDTTNYGAYMKGGIVTQVKQPKVLNFKPLKEALSDPGDFLLSDFSKFDRPPLLHLAFQALDKFVSELGRFPVAGSEEDAQKLISVASNINESLGDGRLEDINPKLLRHFASGAKAVLNPMAAMFGGIVGQEVVKACSGKFHPLFQFFYFDSVESLPTEPLDSSDLRPLNGRYDAQISVFGSKLQKKLEDAIVFIVGSGALGCEFLKNVALMGVSCGDQGKLTITDDDVIEKSNLSRQFLFRDWNIGQAKSTVAASAASSINPRLNIEALQNRVGPETENVFDDTFWENLSVVINALDNVNARLYVDQRCLYFQKPLLESGTLGAKCNTQMVIPHLTENYGASRDPPEKQAPMCTVHSFPHNIDHCLTWARSEFEGLLEKTPAEVNAYLSNPSEYSTAMINAGDAQARDNLERVLECLDKERCETFQDCITWARLRFEDYFSNRVKQLIYTFPEDAATSTGAPFWSAPKRFPRPLQLSFADPSYLHFIMAASILRAETYGIPIPDWVKNAKKLAEAVDRVIVPEFEPKKDVRIVTDEKATSMSTSSIDDSDVIAELIKKLEQCRKNLLPGFRMKPIQFEKDDDTNFHMDMIAGFANMRARNYSIPEVDKLKAKFIAGRIIPAIATSTAMATGLVCLELYKVLDGAHKVEAYRNTFANLALPLFSMAEPVPPKIIKHQNMSWTVWDRWILKGNPTLRELLQWLKEKGLNAYSISCGSCLLYNSMFPRHKDRMDKKMVDLAREVAKVELPAYRRHLDVVVACEDDEDNDIDIPQVSIYYR
- the LOC132164791 gene encoding ubiquitin-activating enzyme E1 1 isoform X1 — its product is MLRLGLLGLVVSILAPIVVGFVLGNFCNGYFRFLIAFLVVIISVMAFCRVFSSLLHYMLPRKRASEGVLVVEEDTENNNNNTNSNKKSESSSALKKIRIAEAADSTGKISSDVVCGENNISNKNNNYSSGSVAREEEKQEAPIMALGDANSTDIDEDLHSRQLAVYGRETMRRLFASNVLVSGLQGLGAEIAKNLILAGVKSVTLHDEGTVELWDLSSNFIFSENDVGKNRALASVQKLQDLNNAVVVRTLTTKLTKEQLSDFQAVVFTDINFEEAIEFNDYCHNHQPSIAFIKTEVRGLFGSVFCDFGPEFTVVDVDGEEPHSGIIASISNDNPAIVSCVDDERLEFQDGDLVVFSEVHGMTELNDGKPRKIKNARAYSFTLEEDTTNYGAYMKGGIVTQVKQPKVLNFKPLKEALSDPGDFLLSDFSKFDRPPLLHLAFQALDKFVSELGRFPVAGSEEDAQKLISVASNINESLGDGRLEDINPKLLRHFASGAKAVLNPMAAMFGGIVGQEVVKACSGKFHPLFQFFYFDSVESLPTEPLDSSDLRPLNGRYDAQISVFGSKLQKKLEDAIVFIVGSGALGCEFLKNVALMGVSCGDQGKLTITDDDVIEKSNLSRQFLFRDWNIGQAKSTVAASAASSINPRLNIEALQNRVGPETENVFDDTFWENLSVVINALDNVNARLYVDQRCLYFQKPLLESGTLGAKCNTQMVIPHLTENYGASRDPPEKQAPMCTVHSFPHNIDHCLTWARSEFEGLLEKTPAEVNAYLSNPSEYSTAMINAGDAQARDNLERVLECLDKERCETFQDCITWARLRFEDYFSNRVKQLIYTFPEDAATSTGAPFWSAPKRFPRPLQLSFADPSYLHFIMAASILRAETYGIPIPDWVKNAKKLAEAVDRVIVPEFEPKKDVRIVTDEKATSMSTSSIDDSDVIAELIKKLEQCRKNLLPGFRMKPIQFEKDDDTNFHMDMIAGFANMRARNYSIPEVDKLKAKFIAGRIIPAIATSTAMATGLVCLELYKVLDGAHKVEAYRNTFANLALPLFSMAEPVPPKIIKHQNMSWTVWDRWILKGNPTLRELLQWLKEKGLNAYSISCGSCLLYNSMFPRHKDRMDKKMVDLAREVAKVELPAYRRHLDVVVACEDDEDNDIDIPQVSIYYR